In Dama dama isolate Ldn47 chromosome X, ASM3311817v1, whole genome shotgun sequence, one genomic interval encodes:
- the LOC133051616 gene encoding uncharacterized LOC128031833 homolog, translating to MDSLTEQRLTSPNLPAPHLEHYSVLHCTMTLDVQTVVVFAVIVVLLLVNVILMFFLGTR from the coding sequence ATGGACAGTCTGACAGAACAGAGACTGACATCTCCCAATCTGCCAGCCCCTCATTTGGAACACTACAGTGTTCTGCATTGCACCATGACCCTGGATGTGCAAACTGTAGTCGTTTTTGCCGTGATTGTAGTCCTTCTGCTTGTAAATGTCATACTCATGTTTTTTCTGGGAACGCGCTGA